Genomic segment of Populus nigra chromosome 6, ddPopNigr1.1, whole genome shotgun sequence:
GCTACTTGCTAGTttcttaaacaaattaaaatcaaatttctttactggagatttaaaataattatattattaaatcttaaatttatttttttaattttcaaaatttaaaaccaaatttttcaagaaaaaaaaatcaattacgtTGAGAAATATCGATGTTAACGACATTCATGTCATTTTATTGCTCTGTGTGCAAACTATGGAAAGAAGCTTTAAAAAAggtaacaaaaatatttaattttaaatatattttagtataaggaggtaaaaactaaaattaaaggTATAAAggctaattaagtttttaaatgaaagtCATGAAAGATCTCAACAGTATATTCAAAgtaaatgaaatcaaaatacTGAAATTTCTGAACGACTGATCAGAGCTTCGAAAGCATTGCAGTATTTTCcagattattataattaataattacagAAAACTGGTATGTATTTACTTGTCGGCTGTCGCACTGCATTCTAGAATCAGAGATGCCGAGGGCAAAGCTGTCAAACGTTGATAAGAATGGTAAGCTCAAGGAGCTGGTAATAAAACAAGTCTCTAAGTATCACATTGACAGCTACCTAATATTAGACAGAAAGGACATCAACCATAAATGAGGTTGTCAGTTGATCAAGTTGCAATTTTGGAGTGTTCTGACTTTCGATAGATTagcacattgaaaaaaaaaatcttgtaaaatattacaggtgaaaaaataattaaaaaatgtaacgtAAAGAGTCGTAATTCACAGATATCATCAATCTGCGGTTCATATTTCTCATAAAACACTCCAGCATCGCCATGGATGACCTTTTAGCTCTCTCCCATGattcaaaaactttgatttgccAAATAATTAGCAACCACTCGTTGCAACCAAGCCGCCACCCctcttaggaaaaaaaatatcacagattatatatattttttctcaccACCATTAATAGACACCCGAAACCCAcccccatttttttcttttctttcacaaATTAGGCCATGCTCCACCACATTGTCGTATGTTCCTCCTCTCAGCCAAAGTTTTTCCCACCGCCAGAATCAACTTCCCTTGTCCCCATCAAACCTCTCTCTTCACCACCAAGCAGTACTGACCAAATCAAACCCGTAAGCTGTTGCAGCCTCTCttcaactaaaaacaaaaaaaaaaggcatctcACGTGTGGAGGAAGGTCGATATAGGCTAGGAAAAGCGATCTAGCAACAAACACCAATCTCGTTCAATCGTAAGAGGAAAGCGACCGACGAAGACCGACCAACAAACACCTATGTGGCACGAACCGAACACTGTAGCACATCGGCAGGAGATGAGGAGGCAGAGCTCAAACTCACGCCGCCGTCGACCAGTTTCATCCGCCTACACCatatgaaaaatcaaagtttttgggtttggGGAGAGGGCCGAAAGGTCATTCATGGAGATGTTGGAGATGCTTTATGAGAAACGCGAGTTCCAGATACGTGTGAGTCACATATACCATTTACAACTCTTGAAACTATTCTAGATTCCTAACGAAAATTTTCAAATgcgttattttattttttttaccgtgtaacaaaaaaaaaaccttgtaatTTTGTGTGAGGTAAATTAATGAGAGGGACCCATAGGGGCGCAAATGAACCACGTATTTGTCTTAatagttatttgatttttattttattattgttatttatattatttaaaataatttataaaatattaattattgttattttaatttttttattttaaatttaatttattttttagatttgatttttattattttaattattatttattttatttgatataatttataaaattatatttttttcaattttatttttatatttaactttttaatttgtaaaatttgtttcTCGTTatattaataaacttgaaaaaaataaaatattaaaaaattattttttaatttattttttataacataatcaaacattaaaaaatatttttcaatttattttttattatactatcaaatatcaaaaaataatttattttatcaaaatttatttttttaaaaaaaatattttccaacaaacATACAAGATTTAAATAGTTACATGCTTGAACtttcttaagattattaaaaaaatttataattaaaaaattttttattcatgaaattaattaaagtatatATAAACTCGTCcagatattaatattaataaaaaaaataataatgaaagggACAAGAGATCCTATTACAAATTACATTGCAATTACAATTATTAGATATGAAGATATGGAACAAGGAATAGTGTCTGATGCATATCTTagtcatcaaattttttttatttgtaattctattctttttagttgtattagtattttttatatatgttaaaaaataaataaattagaatttataaagattttacttatttaattttagtttttagaataattatgTTGTAGTTAAGTTTATTAAGATGGATATGAtgtttttaggtgttttaaattgtaaacaagttgaaaatgaattttaaggtattaaaacatgatttttaatttttcaatcactttaaaaattatgcaACAAATTATAGGTTGTTTGCCACACCACATGACTTTCTATGTTTGCCTAAATTCACGGACCTTACAGccagtttaatttaaaatttaaaattaatattttctctttaatttttatagttcatctatttttagaatataaattaatatgtttaattattttataattttataatttcttaaagatattattatgacttatttttaattttttccttttatattttatatacataaattataattgCATGACAcatctataaaaacaaaaatcgtGTCTTCTTAACAACTATAATTAAacctctaaaataaaataaagacaataaaaataataattggggttaaatatttatacttggatctatcatttatttttataaggaaaataagatttttgatttaatatttaatcaatattaataatttttttgatttattagtttatatattttttaatttattttattaaacacaaataataaaaaaatataatactaaaaaaatatttaaaatattaacacttttttttttctaaattgaaaattaacttaaaacctTACTTTACCATCGACTCGTTGGAGAATTATGTCCCTCGGGggtaggggtgttcacggttcggttcggttcggtttttatcaaaaaaagtaaccaaatcaaaatttttttttttttaaaaaaaaaccgaaaccgaaccgaaatcggttcaaaccgaccggtttcggttcggttttttatagcaaaaaccggttcaaaccggtttggctcggttttttcggtttggcttggttttggctcggtttggctcggttttggctcggttttttcggttttggctcggttttttcggtttggctcggttttggctcggttttttccggttttttttcggtttcggttcggttcggttcggtttttccggttccaaacttaaaaaaccgaaaccgaaccgaaccggtcggttttttcaaaattttaatcggtttaatcggttttttttcacggttcggttttttcggttattttttttccggttttctcggtttaatcggtttttcggtttttttgaacacccctactcGGGGGGGAGTgggaaacattaaaaaaaagagaagaaaaaaggcaaAGCCATGAAGTGGGCTTACTTGTCAATAGAAAAAGGCTCAAGTAGAACAGCCCAGCACCACTCCAACTCAAGCAAAATAAGAAAGGCCTAGAACCTGGCCCAAAACGTTTCAGGAAATGTCTTCCAAAAAGCACTTAAACTCCGCAATGCTTGTGTCCCCAGTCTGCAGGATCTGGAGTCCAAAAATTGCAACACCACGTATCAACAGATAATAAACGCGAGCCAGTGTAGCTAGGTTTCCCGGTTCACTTTTTGTCTTTCCTGACCAAATCAGGTCACATAAGTCTCACTCACAACTTCCTGGCCTCCACTGGGTGAATGGTGAAAGGTTATGGCGGGCCGGAGATAGAAGTTCATAGAGCTGCATCTGCAACTTAAAACATCATGCAGAAATCATTTGACCTTGGGCATTAAGACAATGAGCTTCTGCTTGTTTATGTAAAATATGCTTctgtaatatatttatttttttcatttcctcaTATTCGATTTTATTAAGGAAAATTTAGTCAAGTAATTAtgtttaagttgtttttatacTTAATCAAgcgttgaaaaagaaaattattttccaaacagaagttattattttacataaaacaatTTTACTAAATTTTCTGCCTCGGTACCAATTTGGACCTTTTGATATATTCTGTACTCGCAACAACAGCGAATGAATTCTTGCATGACTTGAACAACTGCTGCACCCGCGCGTCCTACGGAGAGAGATGcgtgcttatttttttattatcacgtAAACTAAGACAAGTTTTGAAGTTTCATCAAGTTTTATTGTATTTCCCATTAAATATGATCGaatgaaaatttattgaattaattaagagAAAATGGTACAAACAAAAtagttatttgttattttttactagACTTGTATTTTgagacataaaattaaaaggattcaATCTctccccaaaaaataaaaatcacaatgtttctttttaaaaaatcggaGTAAGCAATAAATGTCTAGGCCGAATCCATTGATTCGGGGCAAGATCATTAGAACAGGaccaaatatttatatatgcgGGCCGGAGAAGTTGGCTGGCGTTTCCCACCGCGAACGGAAACCATTCACAATTTCACATGCCCGCAGATTTTTTGGAAGTAGAAAACGAACGAGAATGACTTCACACGTGCATGGAAACCATTGCTTATTGCGTTGCTCTTTAATGTGTGTGGTCGGCATGGAAATTGAATCCCATATCTACAGTAGAGCTTCCAAAGTAATTTCCCAGTTCCTTCAGCCAGGATATGCTCATAAAACGAAGATTAATTATCAGAGATGTCTATTTAAACTTTAAAGGTTGTTGATAAGAATTCTGAATAAAGATGTGATTGCTTTgcgaaaattaatttttagaaagattttctccttttccgtgtaaatatatattgaagtagaaaattgctaaaaaaaattacccaacttatgaataatgatattttatagaaaaacattttaatttcatgagaaagaggaaaatatttttatttgagacaACTCATGATATTATTCCCTAGCTTTATTACTTAACCACTTTAATAAtctttatagtttttgtttttaaaactgaattaagatttgatttgattaagcGGTCAGAACCacgttttaattatattatgaaaaacatttatatatttaatgctTTCCATGCTATGAAACTAACTTTCAACTGTAAACCTAAGTATATTCTAAATTGTTTGTAGATGGATGTTTAACAGAAAAGGCAAATGGCCTCGCTGCCTTACGCTGACATGGATTTCAGCTTGAGAGCCCTGGCCGGTCGAGCAGAAGGGTTTGGCCGGTTCTCCATCGGTGGCCTCCACGGTCCTCTCTACTCTGTCACCACCTTGGCTGGTCCTTTCTCCTCTCAAAATTGCCTTTTCaatcaacaattaattaatccttCCTTAACAGCCTTAATGATCAAACTATATATGTTATTATGTTTCTGTTGTTTTTTCAGATGATGGTCCAGGATTTTACGTGAGGGTTGCAGGAGACAAGAACCAATACGGGGCTGTGTTTGAGGTTTCTGGTGTTGGGTATACGATCAAAGTCCCACATTGActagaaatggggaggatcatgggtatataaggatggataaatatctccattggtGTGAGGCCTTTTGAGTATaacccaagagcaaatccatgagggcttaggctcaaagtggacaatatcacaccaatgtggagataggtggtgtccatagtccttacaagtggtatcagagccaggccCCGGAGTTAGTCATGATGGATAAATCCTTGGAATGCCGAACAAAAGGTGGTGGGCCCCCAATCACGATGTAATCCATGGATCAGCTGTATTGGATAGGCGGTGTGCTCCAGatgcttcatggacgtgtcctgatcccaacacggtgaagaggagttgacctagaaagagcaaaaaactctcaagtcaggtagtgctctccggatgcttcatggacgtgtcctgaccccaacacggtgaaatagagaatgaagaatcctGGTTGGTAGAGAGTGGATGGATGAATGATCGGTTTGAGGGGAGGCTCGGTGGTCCTTTGTTCTAGGGGAGGATTGTTGGGTATAcgaccaaagtcccacattggctagaaatgggAAGGATCATGAGTATATAAGGATGGataaatatctccattggtgtgaggccttttgggtataacccaagagcaaatccatgagggcttaggcccaaagtggacaatatcacaccaatgtggagataggtggtgtccatagtccttacaagtggtatcagagctaggcCCCGGAGTTAGCCATGATGGATGAATCCTTGGAATGCCGAACAAAAGGTGGTGGGCCCCCAATCACGATGTAATCCATGGATCAGCTGTATTGGATAGGCGGTGTGCTCCAGatgcttcatggacgtgtcctgatcccaacacggtgaagaggagttgacctagaaagagcaaaaaactctcaagtcaggtagtgctctccggatgcttcatggacgtgtcctgacccaaacacggtgaagtagagaatgaagaatcTTGGTTGGTAGAGAGTGGATGGATGAATGATCGGTTTGAGGGGAGGCTCGGTGGTCCTTTGTTCGAGGGGAGGATTGTTGGGTATACtaccaaagtcccacattggctagaaatgggAAGGATtatgggtatataaggatggataaatatctccattggtgtgaggccttttgggtataatccaagagcaaatccatgagagCTTAGGctcaaagtggacaatatcacaCCAATATGGAGATAggtggtgtccatagtccttacatCTGGTACAACAATTATACAAGGAATTGGAGAGTTTATGCTGTTTGCGCAGGCATAGAAGCCCAGGTAGGGGGGGAAAATGATGGTGCTTTGTTGTGATTAAGCATATGCGTTGTTTTGCATTTAGAATTTAGGACATCGATTTGCAGCAAGATACACAGCTTCTAAATTGTAGTATCATTCTACTGTGGTTTTATCAGGTTTATTCTCAATGCAATATACATGAACTATGAAGCAGGACAGAAGAAAAGGACTCTGGAGTTTTATACAGAAAAAGGTAATGCGATGCTATTGTCCTTtatattcctttattttttaatcaatatccCAAGCCTTTATTTTTAGCTGAGAAAAAACCATCAATGGTTGAATGCATCAGGCTTGTTATATGCCGAATGAAATCTATTCCAGACAAGGGTCGTTTCTGAAACTGATGTGCCATGTCAAATAGAATTCTTTACATATTGCGTTACTTCCTGGTTCCCAAAAGCATAAAAAGGTAATGTTGAATTACAAAGTCCTTGATCTTAGATATAAACCAAATATGTAATGTATAAAATCTCGTTTTAAAACTTAAACCAAGTTGGCTTTGATATTGAAGCTGATGATATTTTCACGAGCTCTTTGACTCTCAACTTAATCTAAATCCTtaatacatatttaaaaatttgaagccgaaatatttttatatgcttcaccaattttgaatttttagccATATTTTCTCAGCTAAAAAACTCTTGTACTGGTATAACCACTGTTTGAAACTGCAAATGGAAAATCACCATCCTTATTGTTCTATCGTTTCACGGAGATTGACTTATCGCGGTGTAGGAGGTCAGGTGCTGCCTGAAATGGCAGTTCCATGAAACAAATCCGAGAGGTAATTCCCAAGATCGTCAGGGCCGAACCTTACAAACACCTCAAAATCCTTCACCCTCCTCAACATCACCTTATGCGTGTCATAAAATTCTCTGTATGCTGGTATAAGTTCTTTTGCAATTGACACCTTCAATTCATCCCTCAACCTCCTATCCGGCACAACCCATGATGCTTGTTTCTTATATGCTTCTTCAAAAGCTGCGTTGAACCTCTGAAAACATTCCTTTGCTGCTTCAGGAGACAGCAGTGGAGAATTTTTCTCTGGTAAAGATGAGAAGACGTTACCCCATGCCATTGTTTCATAGGTGGAAGCATATTGTATAACCTTCTCGGCAAGCTTGAACACCCAATCCTCACCGAGAAGCACATAAAGGCGAGTTGTACAAACTTTATCAAGGACAAACTGAAGATTGTTTGCTAGGAATAGGTATGACAATGACATATCTTTGTACCCTTCTGCTTTTCTATCAAGCTTGCataaaaggactaaaatgaGCCAAGCTAGGTGAACTGAGACTGCTGGTGTTGAACTGGCATCATAGTTTGGACTCTCAAAGCAAGCTTCAGGGAAAGCTGTATTCCTTGGTGGTGAAGAATCAGCAACAATGTCTGAGAGAATCCTGCTGTAATCTGCAAGTGAAGATATGTAACTCGTAACCTTTTGGGTCAGTGGGTGAATCCCGCCACCAACGATTAGAGTTTTTGACGAGTCCTTTTGAATTGTTGATTCAAAGTCGGAAAGAATGGCACGGATTGACTCGCCAAGTCCATGTAGTGATGAAACGGCCTGCTGTTTAATCTTCGAGGTTGATTCAGAGTCAAATATCAATTCTACATCTGGCCGGATATCAGAGAGTGCTTCGTAGAGCTCCAATAGTGGGAAAATCCTCTCTGGCAATTTCTTGCACTTAGCTACAAGCTCAGGAAATCTGAAAAGATTTAGTCCTCCTATTGTTATCTCAGAGAAGCATGATTCCCTGATCGTCTGAGATGCTGAAAACACATGATCACAGAGAGCTTTTTCTCCACTAAAGAGTGTTTTCGCGGCAATCTTTACTGCATTCAGCCAGTTCTTGATCTGATGCTCGAGAGCTTCCCAATTCATTTTGAGAATTTGAGAAGGCTTGAATTCTTCGATTCCGAGCAGATACAATCCTTCATCCACTATTGATTTTCTGATaagtttgtatattttgataCACTCAATGCTGTAGCCAGAACTTATCATACAGTCAGCTATAGATTTGAGGTCTGATGACATGGCTAGCGCTGTGACTCTCTCCACGTTAGTGTTTGACTCACCTGCTGTTTTCAACTCTTCTTCAGATCCAAGCTCATTCTCATCTTCAAGATTACTCGACCCCTCCGACGATCGAGCTGAAATAGACTCTGGGTCTATTTGATCACGTGCTGCAGACAGTATCTGATAGAATTCCTTCTCAAGTCTTGCCATGGCGATTTGCATGAGGTTCTGGGCAAGCAAAAGCTTATCAGAGGTCGAATGTTCAGAGACCAATGCATGCATTGCTCGACGCAAGTCTTTGACACTTTCGAGAAAATCTTCTGCTTCTTCTCTGTTACTATGGAAGAGAGAGGTGACTCTGGTAATTGATGAAGAGTTTGGATCCCATTTGGTGATGATTGATTCAACATTTTTTATAGTTTCCTCCATCACGGATTCGGAGAACATGTTGGGGGTAGAGGAGGAAGGGGTGGAAGGAGTAGAAGGGGTTGAAAGTGAAGAGGAGAAGGAGAGTGTTGTAGAGGATGAGAAAAGGCGGGCTAGCATCCCTCTTTTTGCTGCAATACTCCTTGGAGTTTCTGACCGAGCCATTGAGCCCTGTGAATGTGCGCTCAAAACTAATTATATACGAAACAGGAGGCTTGCAGTTGTTGGTTATTTTAGTTGAGTGTTTAATATGGAGCGGGGTTATATAGAGGAAAGGAGCTGCAAAGTTGCTAATCAAGGAAGGTTGCTTTCTAGCATTGTTTGACCAAAAAATCATTGACCGACCCAGCAAGATGTCTAGATGAAATGGAgtatttaagaataaataacgtgataaatattattttttaaaatgtttttgtttgaaaatatataaaattaatgttttttttaatttttaaaatttatttttaacatcaatatattaaaacaataatacatTACTAAATAATTGTATTTCAATACTAAATAAGACCTTATACATTTAATtacactgtatttttttttttaattttagataattatgcgatgattttatttgttatttatttattttgtagaatGGTTAGTTACGTgaggatgatgaaattaaaaaacgtCATAAATGGGAGGTAGGAagcaaaattatgaaaattaaatactaGCAAGGGATTTACCAAGCAAAGTCATGACATGCCCACCCAATCTTGGAACCCGAGGATTGACTATCGTTACAAGAAAAATCCAGCATTAATTGCTTGAGCAACACACACACCCGTAAGGTTTTACATTTCAATCAAGATTTCTTTGTATCAAATGACTGATGAAGACTCTATGGCTCCGGCCAGTCTCCACCCAAGAACTCTGTTATTGATCTCTCTAGAGGAAAATATGTTTAAAAGATATTGTAATTCAGGCTATGCTAGCTTCAATattacttgattttgttttgtttttttttttttttttgcattggaGCCAGGCTGCACTAGCAACCTAACCATTTTGTTTTTCGAACTTGATATTTATCGAAAGGATTTCGAGCGCTTTTAACTCTCCGGATAGAGCATTAAGCTAATAatctaaactaatttttttttttaattgcttgttGAGAAGAAAGGGCGGAAGGTGGAAACATCCAGGAAAACtctaaaaatcttttaatttcagtGGTTTAGACTGATTCTTTAAAACCACGACGTGCATGTCATGATCTTGATTCTTGCCTATAATCTAAAGCCCATTAATTTCATTTAGCTAGTTTTCAAAACCTAGACTTGACCTGACTCGACTGAATAAGCTGTAAAATACTTGTTCCTGACTCTTAACTTTCAATTATAGTTGCTAAATAAATAGATGAATTTAAGtcctataatttttattctgaAAATTCAATGGTGAGATCACACATTGTGAACGCTCTATATTCCCTTTCTACCTCGTGTGTTGTAtaagaatggaaaaaaagataaaaaaaaaaaaaggagaagaatggGAACCCCACTATGCCACTACAGAGAAGTCGTGGACCAAGACACTTTTATGGAAGTGTCCAGCGTGGCATCGGGAATGTGCCCGGTGATGAAGGCAATGGTGCTTGTTGTGAATATTGTCCCATCTGAATTGTTCATGACTTGCATAACCCAACTCCCAATCCTTAAACTCTTGCTAACATTTTGTTTATCAATCTAAGTAAAGCCACTTAGCTAGTAGCTATAAATTTAAGCCCCAAATTCCCAAATTCCCTTGGGGCTCGATAAATCGCTCGAGGTTCTTGGGTCAAttagaaattaagaattttctgcttatcaaaaaaaaaaaaaaaacggagaGATTTCTACGAGGTAAACAACGGAGGCTCCATCGCAAAACCTTCTTTGAGATCTCAAGGGAGAAATGAAAAACTTTATTCAGGGTATCTACGAGtagttatttctttaatttacttttaaaaaaatatagaaaatttttttaaaaatcaaatctaaggatccataaaaaaataggaatgtcttcctttctttttttgtttttgtttttatatttatttttttacaaaaataaatatgagtaATTACTCTCGGCACCATGAAATTTCTTCGAGTAAGATGTCATTAATTTAAATGCatagaaaaatccaaactttttaAGTAGTGGATCTCGAATTTCCAAGACATATTGCACGTCTCCTGTAATTAATTCGAAAATCATACATTCAATTAGTAATTAATGGCATTTAGTTGAGTTTGGTACAATGTTAGTCTTTTCAGCGTCTTGGCAGATGCTTctatattggtttttttcccCCTTGTCAACTGCGCAGGGACCAGGAAGGCTGTTATC
This window contains:
- the LOC133695778 gene encoding exocyst complex component EXO70H1-like, which codes for MARSETPRSIAAKRGMLARLFSSSTTLSFSSSLSTPSTPSTPSSSTPNMFSESVMEETIKNVESIITKWDPNSSSITRVTSLFHSNREEAEDFLESVKDLRRAMHALVSEHSTSDKLLLAQNLMQIAMARLEKEFYQILSAARDQIDPESISARSSEGSSNLEDENELGSEEELKTAGESNTNVERVTALAMSSDLKSIADCMISSGYSIECIKIYKLIRKSIVDEGLYLLGIEEFKPSQILKMNWEALEHQIKNWLNAVKIAAKTLFSGEKALCDHVFSASQTIRESCFSEITIGGLNLFRFPELVAKCKKLPERIFPLLELYEALSDIRPDVELIFDSESTSKIKQQAVSSLHGLGESIRAILSDFESTIQKDSSKTLIVGGGIHPLTQKVTSYISSLADYSRILSDIVADSSPPRNTAFPEACFESPNYDASSTPAVSVHLAWLILVLLCKLDRKAEGYKDMSLSYLFLANNLQFVLDKVCTTRLYVLLGEDWVFKLAEKVIQYASTYETMAWGNVFSSLPEKNSPLLSPEAAKECFQRFNAAFEEAYKKQASWVVPDRRLRDELKVSIAKELIPAYREFYDTHKVMLRRVKDFEVFVRFGPDDLGNYLSDLFHGTAISGST